The region CGGCTGCCCGGGAACTCGGCTCTGCTGATCCCAGCTCCTCGATAACCCGGTACTCCAGCTGCCCGGGACCCCACACCCGCAGCACCCCAGCTTCCCGGTAACTCCCTACTCCCGGCACCCCAGCACCGAGTATACCTCGGCTCCCTGGCTCGCTCTTAGCCCGGTACCTCGGGCTCCCCTGTAACTCAGCATCCTCATCTTCCTCGCTCCTCCGTACCCCAGAACACTATCTCCCCATTAACCCCAGttctcccagcaccccagctcCGTGGTAACTCTGCACCCCAGCTCCCCGGCacccctgctgccccagcacccGAGCTTCCCGGCCTCCCGGGACCACAACCATGGCGTTCATGGTGAAAAGCATGGTGGGGGGGCAGCTGAAGAACCTGACCGGTGGCCTGGGTGGCGAGGAGAAGAGCGAGGGCGAGAAGTCTCCAGCTGAGGCACAGGGCATGACCCGCGAGGAGTACGAGGAATATCAGCGGCAGCTGGTGGAGGAGAAGTGAGTGCAACCGGCAGCGGGTACTGGGGCGGGCTGGACCCCCGGGGTCCCGGCGGTGGATGGGGCggtccctctgcagccccccaTCCCATGCATGGGGGGAGACAGCGttgggggtggcagggctgtGAGGGAGTTTAATGAACCCCTAATCCTTTAATCCGCTTCCTCACCCGGGAGATGGgattgttttctcctttcaggctgtgctgaggggaGGAAATTGTGGGGAACCAGGACTTCACAGAGGAGATGGGGTGTACCCTGgctggcggggggggtggggtgatAGAGATGCTCAGACACAGGGACGgggggcggcagcagcagctgctggtaaCTGTCCCTTGTGGTTCACAGGATGGAGAGAGATGCCCAGTTTGCCCAGCGCAAGGCGGAGAGGGCGACGTTCAGGTCCCACTTCCGAGACAAGTACAGGCTCCCCAAGGTACGGCTGTGCCAGGCACTGGGGGGTCACACAGGGAGCTAAGCCCCATCACAGCCCTCATGGGGGGCCTGTCAGATGGGGCTATGGGGGGACAGACAACACCCCTACTCcacagggaggggaaggggtcCTGGACCCTCTTCACTGGCTGAGTTTTTCAGCTACAAAGCCCAAGCGCAAATCAGTTCGCCTAAAAAGAATCCTTCCACCCAAATCTTGGCGCCTTCCCATCAAGCCCGGGCACTGCAAGCCACCAACTCCAAACAGTGGGACTCGCAACACATGCCTTCTGCCTTGCTTgatcccccccttcctctctTTTGCCCCCCAACCCCAACTGGACAAGGGAAAGCCACCTTCACCCCAGAATCCCAGCCCCAtagctgggagcagaggtggCGTTACACCTTCCCAGCTGGATTAGCCAATTCCTCTCCCTGGATTATTTGGCAAAGGTCTCCCAGCTAAACTCCTGTTTTGGAATTTCTGCCCGATGAATGATTCACTAGAAACAATTTAATCAAGGGATAATTCAGCCATTCTTGGAACTGCCATAAGCTCTTCTCCCCCCAAACTCACCCTTTATTCAGCAAGAATCTCAGCAGTGAATACTCTAAATTGGAGCTGGGCTAATTTTAATTCAGAAGGGTCAGCTAAGCCAAGCGATATTGTTCAGATTGTTTGATATTGTTCAGTCAGCCTGGATGCACACcctgctgcttctcacaccCCTTTTATTACCAGGAAATAAACAGCTGGAGAATTTATATCACCCCtgccaaaagcaagaaaaggcagaaaatgaagagatggagatttttttttctccaagggAATCGGGGATTTGTTCAGATCTGAACCCCCCCTTAatgcttttgctgctttctcatGCTTGAGATGTCCCTTCTAATCTTTCAACAAGTTTCTTCTGCTCATTACTGATCCCGCTTGGCAGCCAGGCTGCCTCTTACAAAGTCTCCCTGTGGCTCTCCAGCGCAGGGCTGACTCCGATCCCCAGTGGGTGCAGTCGTTAAGCATACGTGTAGCTTAATTGGGTGCCTAAACCTCCCCAACCACTCCAATGCAAGCTGAAAGCCAATTTACATGGACGCTGGCACTCTCAGGTTATCATCTTGGCTCTTGCTGTGTCTGTTGGTGTGTGACTGGGTTCTGCTCAGCCATGTGTGTCCTCTCTGGGCCAGCAGTGATGGAGCTCACAGGCACCATCCTACCTACAGCACGAGGATGACTGTGAGCCCCAGGGACCAACCCACATAGACATTAAAATGGGAAGACTACCCAAGCCCATACAGACATTGCTGTGAACCCTGCACATGCCTTTAATGCCTCCAGAAGCACCCCCTCCTACCTGCAGCATCCCCCGCCTGACCTTATCCCGGCCCATTTCAGAACGAAACAGATGACAACCAGATCCAGCTGGTGGGAGGTGACGTGGAGCTGCCCAAAGAGCTGGCCAAGATGATCGAGCAGGACaacgaggaggaggaagagaagaactCGGTTATCGGCCAGCTCAGCAACATCCAGAACCTGGACCTTGATTCCTTGAAAGACAAAGCTTCAGCCACGCTAGAGGACCTGAAGCAATCGGCTGAGAAATGCACCGTGATGTGATCTGGCTGATCTCCCCTCCCCATCAACGTGACGGTGGGGGACAAGGGAGGGGATGCAGTGAAGGGTCTGGCAGTGGCTATTGCCTATAGTGGGGACCCCACTGATGTTGTCACCCTTGCCTTGTGTGAGTCGGGTCCTCCTTCTGAGCCATGTGAAGCCTCAAGTCCCTGACCCTGATGTCCCTGatgtgtggtttttgttttgttctctggtCTGAGGTAGGAGCAAAGAGCCAGCATGTGTCCCCCCTGTACCCCAATGCCTCCCCCTGTGCCCGTGACAGTGGGTGTCTTTAGCGAGAGCTGGGAGAGGTTGCAGGGAAGGAAAGCCTGGCGTGACCTTGGAGTGTTATTGAACCATGTCAGCATAAGAAGGCAATGGCTTTCCAGCAGAGCGGTGGCCATACGCCGTGTCTCTGCCTACACATTTCAAGTGAGCCTCCTAGAAACGACAGGGAAGCTCCAATTTGCTTTGCAAGGATGAGGCACAATGTGAAATGCCCACCCCCCCTCACATCCCATACCCATCACACAAGAAATAACATCCCGTCTGTGCAAGAAATACGAACCATTTTGCCCTTGAGGGCCCTTCTCAAAGGAGTCAGCCAGGAAGGACCTGCTATATAATCCAGCGGGAAGGGGCTTGTTGAGGACCAGAGGGCTGAAGCCTCAATAAATGCCAGATTGGAATAAAGCCCCTCCATGGTGCTCATCTGAACCCACACCAGCCATTCCCCGGAGCATTGGTGgcaccccctccctctcctgggGTGGGATCCACTCATGTCCTTGTTCCTTCCAGGAGAAGAACAAAGTGATAAGGGAAaaatctcctcctcctctgtcgTGCTGTAGTTATGCACTGTGCTCACTTGAGTGTCTCTCCACTTCCTATGCTGTCCCCGTGCCATGGTATTATTATAACCGGTGGAATAAATACCAGGAGATGTCtatgcatttctttctctcctcaaGCAGTGCTTTCCTGATAAAGGTGTTGGGGTGTCCGGAGGCACAAGGGGTGTAGAAAGATCAAGCGCATCCCCTTTacagggcaggggggagcagCGATGGGAGCTCAAGGGAGAAATCTTTTGCAGTATcatccagaagaaaacatcacACCTGGCTGTGGTTGGGTGTTTTGCCATGTTTTGTACCAAAGGGATGCTATGAGCGGCTCTTTGTCAGCAGCCAGgtttaaaagcaagcaaaacccccagatttcacagaattttGGCTATTTTAGTAAAAAGCCTTCAGACCACTCACCAGCTCCCCACCTCAGTCTCATGGGCACTGTGGAATGTCCATGGCACCGCTTCGAGCAAGGACATGACTCTGCGGGGACAAGACCGCGATAAGCACAGGTGTTACTTCAAGCCTGAGCAGCTCCAGCCTGCCGGCACTCTGGTGTGGGTGGTGGGCTCCTGCAGCAAGGCTTCCTGGAAAGAGCTGGCACAGGATGGGAATTTACTGCTCCAAATCCCAATGGAGTGGATTAACTGTGATTTGCTTTTGCGGGGGGTGGAGTGGGTCATCCAGGGAAACACAGGGGACGGTGCTGGGAAGCTggtattattctttttattcttttattcttattcttattgcAGTAAGAAGGCTGGATCAGGCCatgcctggggctgctggcctGAGCAAAACTCCCTGGTACAGCCAGGAAGTTGGTTTCTGCCTCCAGCCCACTGGTAATACCATGCTGGGGTCAAGGAGTCCTGAGAAAATCCTGATACTCTTCAAAGTCAGAGGTTGTCTCACCTCTGAGAAGAAATCAGCCACCGCTTTGGCTGgcaggacagacagatggaGGCAGTTCAGCCTCCTGGCTGCAGCTCACATGTGATGCTCTGCCCATAGGCACCCACATCATCACAGCCCTCCGGCCCCAGGGAccaggctgctctccagccccacagggacccaccagcagctctggggacaTCTGCCCGAAGCAGAGCCCTAACGCAGCCCCACACAGTACTGGAAGCTGgcaagaaaggagagggaagattGGCAGAAGCAGCTTTAGCTTTGAAAGGAGATCATACCTGATGAGGATCAGCCCAAGCTCATCTAATCCCCCGTCAGGAAAGGGATAGCAGAGAGCAGGCACCGACCAAGCTAAGCCCTCCAGCTGGGCTTGGCTTTTACATCCCTGGCTGATGGCAAGGCTTGATCAATAAAACATCCCGTGGGTGAGCCGGACCCCCCCTGGAGCAGAGCGAGGGAGATGGGGTTGGGGGATGCAGCCCTTCAGTTCATCCCCACCTGTAACTAGTGTAACCCCACCAGGACACAGCCTTGACCCTCTCCCCTACCTTTTATTTTgccccccttccctgctcccccagctgcagaccttcagctctgctctgtgctcgCTCCCAGCCCACGTGCTGTCACGCTAAGGCCGCGTGAAGCTCGGCGGGTTTATTTTAGGAGGCACCATGACCCCCAGGCATGTGAAAAGCAAGCAGCACACACTCTCCTGCTTGGCTCCGCAACATGTTAAGCCTCAGCAAAGTGTTCTTGGCAAAGCAGTGTGAACTCCGCGGATGCGCCAGGCCCACAGCCTTGCTCCCATCGCCGGCCTGTTGCCCATACTGGGGAAGAGAGTTTGGGAtgtggggaggaggggcaggcatccctgctcctgcctgtcccctaCCCATCAAGAAACACATCCCATTTGCCAGCATTCCCTGCTGATGGTTCcctgagcatccctgcagccGAGCATCCCTGCCGCCTGCATGCCACATGACTGCTCCAGGCATCAACACATGGGCTAAAAAACTTAAAGCAAAGAATTAGTGTGGATTAAAGcagaaaatctattttttctcttctacatTATAAACCCCTATATAATTCCTTAACCTATGGGGCCAGGTTTGGGTTGGATTTGTCTAAGCAAACCTTTATTGGGTGCTGGTGGATCTCTGCCAGCAGTGGAGCTTATAAATAAATAGCCCGTGAGTGGGCAGAGCTACTCTCGTGCACCAGACGTGGAGCAAGCCCTTATCATACGGCCACAGGATCAGGCCTCCGTTCTGCTGGCGCACATGGGATGTCGTGAGTGGTTTCCCCACCGGCCAAAGCATTAAATGAGCAATTGTTAAAGCACCAAAACAAATGAAGTGCTATCAAAGGATGGGGGATCTCTGCTGAAcccttcatttttgtttttgcaggTGATTAAATCTCCctgtcagctgctgcaggaagggaTGGCCCCATCCATCCCACTGCAGCATGACCACACAGCTGGTCCAGATATTGGGATTAATTTGGCTTAAAGAGCACAGAGGAGAGCCCAGGATTGGCTCCACGCACTGACCCAGCCTTCCCCAACCCTCTCTTTCTTTGAAAGTGTTTGAACTTACATCACTGAGTGACACACAGGATGGTACTAGGAGGGTGATAAACACATCTGTCACCCCAGCATCCCCCTCTGGGTGACAATCTGGACCCAAGAGCCACCCCGTGAGCAATGCATGGGATGCTGTGGGTCAGAAGAGCCCCTTGCAAGAGGTGAGGAGGCAGGACCACTTCAGCACACATCCCCACTGGGCTTTGCTGTGACACCGATGGGAGAAGGCAGACGGAGCACAGCCGTGCTCgcttctccctgctgcagccaaagCCATGCCAAGTGACGGAGGCCACTGCTGGAGCCAGCCCCGCACTGCCAGACTGGGGACTGCTCGCTTcatgcctccttccctccagcctgGGCAGTGACACTTGGCAGCGCTTTGCAAGCCCTGATGCAGAAGAGACTCGCATCCACCCTGACACAAAGCCAGGCACCCCAAGCTCCATCACCCCTGGGAAAGCGGCCGGAGCCTCTCCTCACTTCAAAAGGCTCTGGATTCAGCCATGTCTTCGGCAGAGCGTAAAGACAGATGCGATTATCCACGCCGGCTGCCGCAGCCAGCcggttcagccatccccagcgGCTCTGCCCTAGCCACAGgccaggggagggcagggggttTGAAAGCTCTTTAAAGCCTCAGGCTATAATCTCTGctcagaataataataaaaataataaaaaataatttaaaaagacataaaaatgcCTTGCCACATCTGCCCAGGAAGGTCTCTGACAGCTTGGTCATTGAGCAGCCAGCAAAGGCCTAAAGGCTGGGGCTACAGGAGGAAGAAATCACATTATGGGGCAGCATCTGGGGCAAAAGCAGCctcaggaggagctgtgctggggtcACAGCTCAGACCATCCCTGGGGTCCCCCAAAAATCACCCCAGCCTTTGCTCCAACccctctgcctttcccccaCACCTTGCTGCCCAGTCGTTCCTCGCCTGCCATAAAAATCTATTggagaaaatgtgattttacgTAATCTTCCGTGTTGTTCTGCTCAATGTTTTACACGCGcgcacacaagaaaaaaaaaagatctggaGCGAAAACAAGGTCAAACCGTGCTTTGGCTGCCTCATGTCCCCAGGGAGTATGGGGAGGTGGCACCCTCCCAGCCAGCACtggctggaggagagaagggcaCCCCTTGCTCtggtcctgggcagggggacagcAACAAGGGGTCCCTGGCCCTTCCTGATGGCTCCAGGCACCCCAGGCTAGCTCTTTGTCCTGCATTTGGCTGAAGCCCCCTCTTGGGTCTTAAAGAACAAACCCAAGACTGGAGGAGTTGGAGAAATCAAAGTAAGTGTTTATTAAAGACAATAAATTACATTCCCTTGAAATACAGCAGATTTTGAGACAAGCCCCTTGCTTTGCAGGACAGGCAGACCTCCCCACCCCAGATACATGACCTccgcagggctggggaggctcCTGGGAATATAGTTTGGATATTCAGGTTGTCAGAGCCCTGAGAAGCAGAGCAGACAGGATGCCCAGGCTCTGCCTTCAGGGAAGTATCGCTGTTTTCAGCCACATGACTCTGTCCCTGAAGGTGATTGATTTCTGCTCATCTGTTTTATTTGACGACTATACCCGTGGAGGAGCACGCACAATCAGTTGTCCCTGCTGAGCACCGGTAACACCTCATGACACAAACGATGAATACAATCAGCACCTGCCAGACTCCAGTACAGGCAGgtttaggaagaaaaagccttgaCCTCAATGCTCCAGCAGTGAAAGGGAGGTACGGCTGGGCTGGGACAATGCAACTGGGTGCTCCAGGCTGGGCGAGCGACGGTGGGTGCAAAGAGGTAGTTGCTGGGCGAGAAAGGCACAGCAGAGGGCGGGCGCAGGAAGCACCCCCGaccccctgcctgctgccattACCAACAGCCTGGAGCTACCAGCATGGTTCTGTGGGTCTGGGCTGTGCATATGCTCAGGGTTCCCCCAGAAGAATATGGGAGGTGGAAGAAACATCCAGCCGAAAAGGCAAGAGACATATGTGATTGGCAGGGGGGATATTCTGCCGGAGCCTGGCGCCAGGATAAAAATACCTAGTCCTATGGAGCCAGGGGAGGGAATTAGAGTGGAATAACCTGCCCGCCATGGTCAGGGGAGGCTGTGGCAGCAGACAGtcgaggcagggctgggagggaactcTGCCTGTCAGGAAATGAGTTGATGCCAGCGCCCAGGGAGAGAGGCAGATAGCCCTGCAGACCCACCCGTGGGACCCTCCGGGGGTGGAAGCCCAAGGGTGAACCCCTGAGGTGGTTGTCCCGATGCAGTCAGGATGAAAGCCTTGTCTTCCCTCCCCACCGCTGACGGCATCTCTTTGCATGGCAGTGCCAGGGCAGTGAGCAGCATCCTGCCGGCCGGCTCCTGTCATCACTGCAAGGTACAGGCTGTGCCGGGGGGACAGAGGGTGCTCACTTGGCTGCACACACTGTCACCCAGCCTGGGTGGGCTCCCAGGCATGGATGACCCCATgctggggggagaggagggcatGCGGTATCAGGATTACCCATGGGCAGAAATATCCCCAtagctgcagcagctgtaggGATATTCCCTACTACAGGACCATAGCCACGAGGGGGGATGCTTCCCCAGGCCTTTTTCACCAAGGCCCCTCCAGAGGGATGAGGGAGGACAGAGAGGGGTACTCACTGCTCCGGACAGGCTCTGCCAGTGCTTCCTTGCCCATAGACTGCGCCTCCCGCATCTGCCAGGGGAGAGGAATGTTTTCTAGCCTGTAAACCCCCTCCCAAGCATGCTCCACAGGCCCCCTAAGCAGCTGTACCTTCATCTGA is a window of Phalacrocorax aristotelis chromosome 7, bGulAri2.1, whole genome shotgun sequence DNA encoding:
- the CPLX3 gene encoding complexin-3; this encodes MAFMVKSMVGGQLKNLTGGLGGEEKSEGEKSPAEAQGMTREEYEEYQRQLVEEKMERDAQFAQRKAERATFRSHFRDKYRLPKNETDDNQIQLVGGDVELPKELAKMIEQDNEEEEEKNSVIGQLSNIQNLDLDSLKDKASATLEDLKQSAEKCTVM